Part of the Cryptosporangium arvum DSM 44712 genome, GCGCCGGGCACGTCGTCGATCGCGATCAGCTCGATCGAGAGCGCGGTCAGCAGGTCGCCGCGCACGTCGTCCGGGGTGTCCGCGGGCATCGTGCGCCGGGCCCGGCGGTAGAGCGCGGTCGCCTCGACGTGGGCCGACATCGCGGTGGCGTGCCGGGCGGCGGCGAGGGCACTGGTGAACGCCGCCCGGTGTTGGTGGGCGCGCTCGTAGTGGTCGGAGAGGAACGCGTCGCCGAACCCGGCGTCGCGGGCGGCGTCGGCGACGCGGGCGTGCAGGAAGCGCCGGCGGTGCGGGGGAAGGGCGTCGTAGAGCGCGTCGCGGATCAGCGCGTGCCGGAAGTCGTAGCCGGTGCCGTCCGCACCCGGGGAGACGAAGAACCGGTCGCGGAGAACCTGGAGCGCGGCGTCCACGTGCTCGGGCGACGTCCCGGTCACCGCGGTGAGCAGGTCGACGTCGAAACGACGACCGATCGTGGCCGCGGCGGCGGCCACCGCGAGCGAGTCCTCGGACAGCTCGCGCGAGCGACCCAGCACGGCGTCGGCGAGCGTGTCGGGCAGCCGGACGGTGGGCGCGGTCGACTGGCAGGGCCCGGCGCCGTCGGCTCCGGCCGCCGCGAGCAGTTCCTCGACGTGCAGCGGGATCCCGTCGCTGCGCTCGAACAACGCCGCCGCCGACCGGTCACCCGGGACGGAGCCGAGGATCGCGGCGACCATCCGCGCGGTCGCGTCCCGGTCGAGGCGGGGCAGCCGCAGTTCCTCGGCGGCGCGGCCGGTCAGCAGCCGGGTGCGCCAGGTCCGCAGCGCCGAGTGCGGGAAGAGCTCGTCGCTGCGGTAGGTCGCCACCACGAGAACGGGCGCGGTGCGCAGGCGCGGTGCCGCCCGGTCCAGGACGTCCAGCGACAGCTCGTCGGCCCAGTGCAGGTCCTCGAGCGCGATCACCAGCGGCTCGTCCGCGGCGACGAGCGCGTCGGCCGCGTCGTGGACCAGTAACCGCCGCCACCGGGTGCCGTCCGCGCTGCCCCCGGTGACCGCACCGCGGAATCGCTCGGCCAGCGCGCCGGCCGGGTGGCCGAGCGGGCCGAGGCTCGTCGTCAGGCCGAGCAGCAGGCCACCGGCCACCTCGGCGTCGCGGGGGAACGCACCCGCCCGCGCGATCCGCGCACCCCGGGCGGCCGCGCGCTCGACGATCTCGGCGAGCAGCCGCGTCTTGCCGATGCCGGCCTCACCGGCCAGGAACAGCATCCCTCCGGCGCCGTCGAGCATCTCGCCGGTGCGCCGGCCGGCGTGTTCGACCAGGCCGCCCCGGCCGATCAGCACCGGGCAGAGGCAGGCCTCCGACCGCATCCCCATGCCCGGAGAACCTAGGCCGAAACGGAGCCTCTCTAGGTGGTCTGACCGATGTCGGACACGCTCGCCGCCGCGACGCTGAACCCACCAACGAAAGGAACAGCAATGGCGACGTTCATCGACGTGCACAGCGGCTTCGTCGGAGTCACCGCGGAGCAGCTGAAGGAGGCCCACGAGGCCGACCTCGCGATCGAGGCGGACGAGGGCGTGCACTTCGAGCGGGCCTGGCTCGACCCGGAGAGCGGCAAGGTGTTCTGCCTCGCGCACGGCCCGAGCAAGGAGGCGATCATGCGTGTTCACGAGCGCGCCGGTCACCCGACCGCCGAGGTCTACGAGGTGCCGATCGAGGTGTGAGACCACGCGCGGCCGGCCCTCGTGCGGGCCGGCCCTCGTGCGGGCCGGCCCTCGTGCGGGCCGGCTCCGACGGGGGCCGGCCCGCGGCTCGTGAGGGCTCCTGATCGGAAACTTTTCCGCACCGGCTCCCGCACTGGGGGCTTCCGACATGGGTGGCATGCGTAACCTGCTGCCTCTCCGGTCCGCCCTCGCCCCGACCACCACGGTCGCCGCGCTCGCTGCCGTGGCCGCCACCGTGGCGGTCGGCGCAGGCATCGCCACCGCCCCCGCTGCCGTCTCCGCCGCTCCGGCCCGCGTCACGCTGGTCGCCGCCGACGCCGGGACCGACGTCTCCGCGGTCGCCACCGACGGCACCGACGTTCGCTACCAGGGCCTCACGGTTCGCATCCCCGCCGCCGGCGAGGGTGTCCAGGCCGCCGCGCAGAGCACCTCCGGGGACCTCTCGATCACCGTCAGCCGCTCGGCCGACGGCTCGGTCGTCGTCAAGACCGACAAGCACGAGCACTCCGTCGCGCAGGCCGCGAACGCGATCACCACCCGCGCCGACGCCGCCAAGACCTGCACCGACAGCGCCTACGCCCTGGCCGGCTGGAAGCTTCCCAGCTTCACCTGGTACTACAACCCGGCCGGTACCCCCGCCGCGCTCTCCGGCACCGCCGCCGCCGCGGTCACCTCCGGCACGACCGCCCTCTCCTCGGCCTGCGGCCAGCGCACGATCGGCCTCGCGGCGAACTACGGCGGCCAGACCTCCGCCGCCGTGCAGGTCGGCGCGGCCGGCAACTGCATCGGCAACGACGGCCGCAACGTCATCGGCTGGGTCGCCGGCAACGGCAAGTGGCTCGGGATGACCTGCACGTACTACAAGACCGTCAACGGCGCCAAGACGGTGACCGGCACCGACACCGCGCTCAACACCCAGTACAAGTTCTTCACCTCGACCGCGAACTGCGCCAACGCCTACGACCTGCAGTCGGTCGTCCTGCACGAGCGGGGCCACTCGCTGGGCCTCAACCACGTCGACCAGACCGCCCACGCCAGCGCGGTCATGACCCCGGCCCTCTCGGCCTGCTCGGTCGGCAAGCGCACGCTCGGCCTCGGCGACTACAAGGGCCTCGCCGCGATGTACGGCACCCGCTAGGCCCCACCGACCCGCGACACCCCCGGTCGCGCCCCTGACGGCGGTCCGCCGGCGCCCCTCGCGCCGACGGGCCGCCGTTGTTACTGGCCCAGCAGGGTCGCGTAGACCGAAGGACCCTCGCCCGACAGCG contains:
- a CDS encoding SCO4226 family nickel-binding protein, with the protein product MATFIDVHSGFVGVTAEQLKEAHEADLAIEADEGVHFERAWLDPESGKVFCLAHGPSKEAIMRVHERAGHPTAEVYEVPIEV
- a CDS encoding matrixin family metalloprotease produces the protein MRNLLPLRSALAPTTTVAALAAVAATVAVGAGIATAPAAVSAAPARVTLVAADAGTDVSAVATDGTDVRYQGLTVRIPAAGEGVQAAAQSTSGDLSITVSRSADGSVVVKTDKHEHSVAQAANAITTRADAAKTCTDSAYALAGWKLPSFTWYYNPAGTPAALSGTAAAAVTSGTTALSSACGQRTIGLAANYGGQTSAAVQVGAAGNCIGNDGRNVIGWVAGNGKWLGMTCTYYKTVNGAKTVTGTDTALNTQYKFFTSTANCANAYDLQSVVLHERGHSLGLNHVDQTAHASAVMTPALSACSVGKRTLGLGDYKGLAAMYGTR